A stretch of Primulina tabacum isolate GXHZ01 chromosome 13, ASM2559414v2, whole genome shotgun sequence DNA encodes these proteins:
- the LOC142521930 gene encoding uncharacterized protein LOC142521930 has translation MRVLERQKEGRSHSRVVIKGCPFSEAIVREPLLANFKSAKVKDCDGNADPEEHLVRFRNMAMLHCYADRIKCKVFLTTLDFQKVFLHHFSSSKKYKKTAFSLFEVKQCPEESLRAYIRRFNRVALYVPSCAPETKTTAFTKGLREGEFFWSLTKKTPGDFEDLLARAEKYINMEETQKQKRESVKRERGDRVSKAEKRVTGRSDPGHFSHYVPLKIIRDREVQECSRDLPPYQQYTRPEKKGFCTLHKVCYHNMEDCKTLKRAYVTPFV, from the exons ATGAGGGTGTTGGAGAGACAGAAGGAGGGTAGAAGTCATTCCCGGGTAGTCATTAAGGGATGTCCGTTTTCTGAGGCTATTGTCCGGGAACCTCTTCTCGCGAATTTTAAGTCTGCCAAAGTTAAAGATTGTGATGGCAATGCAGACCCCGAGGAACATCTGGTCAGGTTCAGGAATATGGCCATGTTGCACTGTTATGCTGACAGAATCAAGTGCAAAGTGTTTTTGACCACTCTG gattttcagAAGGtgtttttgcaccattttagtAGCAGTAAGAAATACAAAAAGACTGCATTTAGTCTTTTTGAAGTGAAACAATGCCCGGAAGAGAGTCTGAGGGCTTATATTCGAAGATTTAACAGAGTGGCTTTGTACGTCCCTTCTTGTGCCCCCGAGACTAAGACAACTGCATTCACAAAAGGTTTGAGGGAGGGTGAATTTTTCTGGTCACTAACAAAGAAGACGCCTGGGGACTTTGAAGATTTGCTGGCTCGGGCAGAAAAGTATATAAATATGGAGGAGACCCAGAAGCAGAAAAGGGAGTCGGTAAAGAGAGAGAGAGGAGACCGGGTATCCAAGGCCGAGAAGAGGGTGACGGGAAGGAGTGACCCGGGACATTTTTCTCATTATGTTCCCTTGAAAATTATCCGGGACCGGGAGGTCCAAGAATGTAGCAGGGACTTGCCTCCATATCAACAGTATACCAGGCCTGAAAAGAAGGGGTTTTGCACCCTTCATAAAGTGTGTTACCACAACATGGAAGACTGCAAAACTCTCAAAAGAGCTTATGTCACGCCCTTTGTCTAG
- the LOC142522815 gene encoding phytanoyl-CoA dioxygenase translates to MMVIAKNLTSDQLQFFDSNGYLVLESFCSPDEIKSLRLRMDYLLDEFDASGKASIFSTKNQQKTSDDYFYESVEKISFFFEEKAFDDDGNLKQAKQASINKVGHALHELDPEFKRFSSSEKLSSLMLSLGYQRPVIIQSMYIFKQPGIGGEVLPHQDNSFLHTDPTTCTGLWLSLEDATTTNGCLWAIPGSHKDGLVRRFIRDEKGVHFDKPSPSYELKDFVPIEVKAGTLVVIHGDLIHQSFENKSSTSRHAYSLHVIDTNGCRWSPDNWIRRTVDPEPLYTS, encoded by the exons atgatggtAATCGCCAAGAACTTGACTTCGGATCAGCTTCAGTTTTTCGACTCGAATGGATATTTGGTTTTGGAATCTTTTTGCAGCCCAGATGAAATAAAATCTCTCAGATTAAGAATGGATTATTTACTTGATGAATTCGACGCTTCCGGCAAAGCCTCAATTTTCTCCACCAAGAACCAA CAAAAAACTTCGGATGATTACTTCTACGAGAGCgttgagaagatttcttttttctttgaag AAAAAGCATTTGATGATGATGGTAACTTGAAGCAAGCAAAGCAAGCCTCAATAAATAAAGTTGGTCATG CATTGCATGAACTAGACCCTGAATTTAAGAGGTTCTCGAGCTCAGAGAAATTGTCAAGTTTAATGTTGTCCTTGGGTTACCAAAGACCAGTAATAATTCAGTCCATGTACATTTTCAAG caACCTGGAATTGGTGGAGAAGTACTACCACATCAAGACAATTCTTTTCTACATACGGATCCAACGACTTGCACGGGGCTTTGGCTATCTCTAGAAGATGCCACAACTACAAATGGCTGCCTCTGGGCTATTCCCGGATCTCATAAAG ACGGTCTAGTGAGAAGATTCATCAGAGACGAAAAGGGGGTTCACTTTGATAAGCCATCTCCATCCTACGAGCTGAAGGATTTCGTCCCTATTGAAGTGAAAGCTGGGACACTGGTTGTCATTCATGGAGATTTAATTCACCAGAG TTTTGAGAACAAGTCCTCAACATCGCGGCATGCGTATAGCTTGCACGTGATTGATACTAATGGCTGCAGATGGTCTCCGGACAATTG GATTAGAAGAACTGTGGATCCCGAGCCGCTTTATACTTCCTGA
- the LOC142521929 gene encoding uncharacterized protein LOC142521929, whose protein sequence is MISGGSTDGDSNRAHKSRSRRDCMEVEEVRRNEAVIIFGPKDLKCVNLPHNDTMIIKARVANYDIMRVFVDLGRSVNVIFKEALIQMDLQGYHLEAVDTTIFGFAGHAVYPEGEIVLPLSLGTGEPKKKVMTTFTVVDATSLYNIIFRLPTMNELRVVASTYHQKIKFPVGSQVGEVWGDQPSSCKCYVEAVRVNQKRARKEGKKVKGCEKMDRVVEKGEVHFVAEDEQEVVEIGPGVGRDLTPDSGASVEHPPGISTCEAKEETLVLKKDKVIDVHVKDLLKAGHIREIQFSTWLSNMVLVPKSTGKWRMCVDFRDLNKACPKDHYPLPKIDQLVDSTSGYELLSFMVAYQRYHQITLAKNGQDKAIFITSGGTFCYVVMPFG, encoded by the exons ATGATATCTGGAGGATCTACTGACGGTGATTCTAATCGGGCTCATAAGTCGAGAAGCAGAAGAGATTGTATGGAGGTGGAAGAGGTGAGGAGGAATGAGGCAGTGATTATTTTTGGCCCGAAAGATTTGAAGTGTGTCAATCTTCCCCACAACGATACCATGATAATTAAAGCCAGGgtagcaaattatgatattatgaggGTCTTCGTGGATTTGGGCAGATCTGTCAATGTTATTTTCAAGGAGGCCCTCATACAAATGGATTTGCAGGGATACCATTTGGAAGCAGTAGACACAACAATTTTTGGCTTTGCTGGCCATGCTGTCTATCCAGAAGGGGAGATTGTCCTGCCCTTATCTTTGGGCACCGGGGAGCCGAAGAAGAAGGTGATGACCACTTTTACTGTGGTGGATGCCACGtcattatataatattatttttaggcTGCCGACCATGAATGAGCTAAGAGTCGTAGCATCCACTTATCACCAAAAAATTAAGTTCCCGGTGGGAAGCCAAGTGGGGGAAGTCTGGGGGGATCAGCCTTCTTCCTGTAAGTGTTATGTAGAAGCGGTTCGGGTTAATCAGAAGAGAGCAAGAAAGGAGGGGAAGAAAGTAAAGGGTTGTGAGAAGATGGATAGAGTGGTAGAGAAGGGAGAAGTGCACTTTGTGGCGGAAGATGAGCAGGAGGTGGTAGAGATCGGTCCAG GAGTTGGTAGGGATCTCACCCCTGATAGCGGAGCATCAGTTGAACATCCTCCCGGGATCTCAACCTGTGAAGCAAAAGAAGAGACTTTGGTCCTGAAAAAGGACAAAGTGATTGATGTACATGTTAAAGATTTGCTGAAGGCCGGTCACATTCGGGAAATACAATTTTCTACTTGGCTCTCGAATATGGTGTTGGTTCCAAAATCCACCGGgaagtggaggatgtgtgtggaCTTCCGGGATCTCAATAAAGCTTGCCCCAAAGACCATTATCCGCTGCCCAAAATTGACCAATTGGTGGATTCCACCTCTGGATATGAACTGCTCAGTTTCATGGTTGCTTACCAGAGGTACCATCAAATTACCCTAGCCAAGAATGGTCAAGACAAGGCCATcttcatcacctcgggaggcACATTCTGCtatgttgtcatgccttttgggtaA